A single window of Streptomyces cathayae DNA harbors:
- a CDS encoding class I SAM-dependent methyltransferase, producing the protein MADGNRRSPAAAVFDALGSDYEKAFAASGAHRASLAWLLERLPPGSRVLDVGSGTGRPTAATLTAAGHRVLGVDVSPVMVEIASRQVPEAEFRCGDIRGLPLEDGSLDAVCVYFALLQMSRAEQADLVRRLALVLRPGGLFALATVPLDVEGFDGVFMGQGVRVTSFAAQAVTALVREAGLTVLSEESVLFTPAHPDATPEPQLFLHGRREGGEAAPAG; encoded by the coding sequence TTGGCCGACGGGAATCGCAGGTCACCGGCAGCGGCGGTGTTCGACGCGCTGGGCAGCGACTACGAGAAGGCGTTCGCCGCCTCCGGGGCGCACCGGGCCTCGCTGGCGTGGCTGCTCGAACGGCTCCCGCCCGGCAGCCGGGTGCTGGACGTGGGCAGCGGGACGGGACGGCCCACGGCCGCCACGCTCACCGCGGCCGGTCACCGGGTGCTGGGGGTCGACGTGTCGCCGGTGATGGTGGAGATCGCGTCCCGGCAGGTGCCCGAGGCCGAGTTCCGCTGCGGTGACATCCGCGGGCTGCCGCTCGAGGACGGTTCCCTCGACGCCGTCTGCGTGTACTTCGCCCTGCTCCAGATGTCCCGTGCGGAGCAGGCGGACCTGGTGCGGCGGCTGGCCCTGGTCCTGCGCCCCGGCGGCCTGTTCGCGCTGGCCACCGTGCCCCTGGACGTCGAGGGCTTCGACGGTGTCTTCATGGGGCAGGGCGTGCGGGTCACCAGCTTCGCCGCCCAGGCCGTGACCGCGCTGGTGCGCGAGGCGGGGCTGACGGTGCTGTCGGAGGAGAGCGTGCTGTTCACCCCGGCCCATCCCGACGCCACTCCGGAGCCCCAGCTCTTCCTGCACGGCCGCCGCGAGGGCGGGGAGGCGGCCCCGGCGGGCTGA
- a CDS encoding ArsR/SmtB family transcription factor yields MTMPLYQLKAEFFKTLGHPARIRVLELLSEREHAVAEMLPQVGIEPAHLSQQLAVLRRANLVVSRKEGSTVYYSLTSPHVAELLRVARTILSGVLAGQAELLADLRGETKPLP; encoded by the coding sequence ATGACCATGCCGCTGTACCAACTGAAGGCCGAGTTCTTCAAGACCCTGGGCCATCCCGCCCGCATCCGGGTCCTGGAACTCCTCAGTGAGCGCGAGCACGCCGTCGCGGAGATGCTGCCCCAGGTGGGCATCGAACCGGCTCACCTCTCCCAGCAACTGGCGGTGCTGCGCCGGGCGAACCTCGTGGTCAGCCGCAAGGAGGGCTCGACCGTGTACTACTCGCTGACCAGCCCGCACGTGGCGGAACTGCTCCGGGTGGCCCGCACCATCCTGTCCGGAGTGCTGGCCGGCCAGGCCGAACTGCTCGCCGACCTCAGGGGCGAGACGAAACCGCTTCCTTAG
- a CDS encoding SulP family inorganic anion transporter: MSVPLLLAGVWTRITSLLPTRGDLDQMRRDPRRDLLAGLTVAVVALPLALGFGVSSGLGAEAGLATAVIAGALAAVFGGSNLQVSGPTGAMTVVLVPIVADHGASGVLTVGLMAGVILVVLALLRAGGSMRYVPAPVVEGFTLGIACVIALQQIPNALGVPVPEGDRVLVVAWRAFEEFARTPDWIAVALALSVAAVMLIGARLRPTVPFSILAVIAATLVVQVAGLDGVRPIGDLPSGLPTPSLAFLDTGALTELIAPAVAVAALAALESLLSASVADGMTVNQRHDPDRELFGQGLANIASPLFGGVPATGAIARTAVNVRTGATSRLAALAHAAVLAVIVFAAAPLVSKIPLAALAGVLLATAVRMVEVGSLRAMARATRSDGLVLVLTAVATLALDLVLAVIIGLAVAGLLALSAVARQARLAPLPLDRGDHTEAERELLAEHIVAYRVDGPLFFAAAHRFLLELTELADVRVVILRLSHVSVIDATGALVLKDAVAKLRRRGIAVMISGVRPEHRKVLESVGTLESLRREGREYATTPEAIRAARDHLELTGVLPAPRAPQSAAAPTGPPNRP; this comes from the coding sequence GTGTCGGTACCGTTGCTGCTCGCCGGGGTCTGGACCCGGATCACGTCGCTGCTGCCCACCCGCGGCGACCTCGACCAGATGCGGCGCGATCCGCGCCGTGACCTGCTCGCCGGACTGACCGTCGCGGTCGTCGCACTGCCCCTCGCCCTCGGATTCGGCGTCTCCTCCGGGCTCGGCGCGGAGGCGGGGCTGGCCACCGCCGTGATCGCCGGTGCGCTGGCCGCCGTGTTCGGCGGCTCCAACCTCCAGGTCTCGGGCCCGACCGGGGCGATGACCGTGGTGCTCGTCCCCATCGTCGCCGACCACGGCGCGTCGGGCGTGCTCACGGTCGGGCTGATGGCGGGCGTGATCCTGGTCGTGCTGGCGCTGCTGCGGGCCGGGGGCAGCATGCGGTACGTGCCCGCACCCGTGGTGGAGGGCTTCACACTCGGCATCGCGTGCGTGATCGCACTGCAGCAGATCCCCAACGCCCTCGGTGTCCCCGTGCCCGAGGGCGACCGGGTGCTGGTGGTGGCCTGGCGGGCGTTCGAGGAGTTCGCGCGCACACCCGACTGGATCGCCGTCGCCCTGGCGCTCTCGGTGGCCGCCGTGATGCTGATCGGGGCGCGCCTGCGGCCGACCGTCCCGTTCTCCATCCTGGCCGTGATCGCGGCCACGCTCGTGGTCCAGGTCGCAGGACTGGACGGGGTGCGCCCCATCGGCGACCTGCCCTCCGGCCTGCCCACCCCCTCGCTCGCCTTCCTCGACACCGGCGCACTGACCGAACTGATCGCACCCGCCGTGGCCGTGGCGGCGCTGGCCGCGCTGGAGTCGCTGCTGTCCGCCTCCGTGGCCGACGGCATGACCGTCAACCAACGGCATGACCCGGACCGCGAACTGTTCGGCCAGGGCCTGGCGAACATCGCCTCGCCGCTCTTCGGCGGCGTCCCCGCGACCGGCGCGATCGCCCGCACCGCGGTCAACGTCCGCACCGGAGCCACCTCGCGACTGGCCGCCCTCGCGCACGCGGCGGTCCTCGCCGTGATCGTCTTCGCGGCCGCCCCGCTGGTGTCGAAGATCCCGCTCGCCGCGCTGGCGGGCGTCCTCCTGGCCACCGCCGTCCGCATGGTCGAGGTCGGTTCGCTGCGCGCGATGGCCCGCGCCACCCGCTCCGACGGGCTGGTCCTGGTCCTCACGGCCGTCGCCACCCTCGCCCTCGACCTCGTCCTCGCCGTGATCATCGGGCTGGCCGTCGCGGGCCTCCTCGCACTGAGCGCCGTCGCCCGGCAGGCACGCCTCGCCCCGCTCCCGCTCGACCGGGGCGACCACACGGAGGCGGAACGCGAACTGCTGGCCGAGCACATCGTCGCCTACCGCGTCGACGGCCCGCTGTTCTTCGCCGCCGCCCACCGCTTCCTGCTGGAACTGACCGAACTCGCCGACGTGCGGGTGGTCATCCTGCGCCTCTCCCACGTGAGCGTCATCGACGCCACCGGCGCCCTGGTGCTCAAGGACGCGGTGGCGAAACTGCGGCGCCGCGGCATCGCCGTCATGATCTCGGGCGTCCGGCCCGAGCACCGCAAGGTCCTCGAATCCGTCGGCACACTGGAGTCGCTGCGGCGCGAGGGCCGGGAGTACGCCACGACGCCGGAGGCGATCCGTGCGGCCCGCGACCACCTGGAACTCACCGGTGTCCTGCCCGCGCCCAGGGCCCCGCAGTCGGCCGCCGCGCCCACCGGGCCGCCGAACAGGCCCTGA
- a CDS encoding Rv1733c family protein yields the protein MARTRGARPRTVWWWRWRKNPLRRRSDLIEAWLLLATLVLALLAGTFTGLAVAGAVDGSLAEHRAQARTAPATLVGDAARALPAPVAGDGGGSGRVWAKVRWTAPDGTVRTGRAEVDSGSKAGRVVTVWTDGEGRLVSEPPGGVDARFQIVVAGLTVAAASGGLVLLGGRLVQGQLQRGRAAAWEAEWRLVEPTWRKRMTG from the coding sequence ATGGCGCGGACGCGTGGTGCGCGGCCACGCACAGTGTGGTGGTGGCGCTGGCGCAAGAACCCGCTGAGGCGTCGCAGCGATCTGATCGAGGCATGGCTGCTGCTCGCCACCCTCGTCCTCGCCCTCCTGGCCGGGACGTTCACCGGCCTGGCGGTGGCGGGGGCGGTGGACGGGTCCCTCGCGGAGCACCGCGCCCAGGCCCGTACCGCACCGGCCACCCTGGTCGGGGACGCGGCACGGGCGCTGCCCGCGCCGGTGGCCGGGGACGGTGGCGGCAGCGGTCGCGTGTGGGCCAAGGTCCGGTGGACCGCCCCCGACGGCACCGTCCGCACGGGCCGGGCGGAGGTCGACTCCGGGAGCAAGGCCGGCAGGGTGGTCACCGTGTGGACGGACGGGGAGGGGCGCCTGGTCTCCGAACCGCCCGGTGGAGTGGACGCCCGGTTCCAGATCGTCGTGGCGGGCCTCACGGTCGCGGCCGCGAGCGGGGGACTGGTCCTGCTCGGCGGACGGCTCGTCCAGGGGCAGCTCCAGCGGGGGCGCGCGGCGGCCTGGGAGGCCGAGTGGCGGCTGGTCGAGCCGACCTGGCGAAAGCGCATGACGGGCTGA
- a CDS encoding flavodoxin family protein, with protein MPTLLIIHHTPSPHCQTMFEAVLSGAGAPEIEGVRVVRRAALCATAGDVLDADGYLLGTPANLGYMSGALKHFFDQVYYPCLDTTRGRPFGYYVHGGSDVTGAVRGIESVTKGLGWRRAADAVTVTGEPDKAAVERCWELGATLAAGLMDD; from the coding sequence GTGCCGACTCTGCTGATCATCCATCACACGCCCTCGCCCCACTGCCAGACGATGTTCGAAGCGGTCCTGTCCGGGGCCGGCGCCCCGGAGATCGAGGGCGTCCGGGTCGTCCGGCGGGCGGCGCTCTGTGCCACGGCCGGCGACGTCCTGGACGCCGACGGCTATCTGCTCGGCACCCCGGCGAACCTCGGCTACATGTCAGGGGCGCTCAAGCACTTCTTCGACCAGGTCTACTACCCGTGCCTCGACACCACCCGGGGCCGGCCGTTCGGCTACTACGTGCACGGCGGCAGCGACGTCACCGGGGCGGTGCGGGGCATCGAGTCCGTCACGAAGGGCCTCGGCTGGCGGCGCGCCGCGGACGCGGTGACCGTCACCGGCGAACCCGACAAGGCCGCCGTCGAGCGGTGCTGGGAACTGGGCGCCACGCTCGCCGCCGGACTGATGGACGACTGA